A genomic stretch from Blastocatellia bacterium includes:
- a CDS encoding phosphoglucomutase/phosphomannomutase family protein, giving the protein MSERVALSFGTDGWRGQIARDFTFAHLEIVAQAFADYVRELDLSPREIFIGYDRRFLSERFAVCVAEVLAANEIRVAVSERDLPTPLVSFQVRQMGLPAGIVITASHNPAHFNGFKVKESFGGSARPHVTSAIEARLFRSQPRRLPLKEAQAVGLIRWIAPCDDEYFRTLRTLVDVEAIRRRDWTILVDAMHGTADGYTERLLRGSRCRVITIRAARDPLFGGVHPEPLPTHLGPLFQAVRSHKAIVGLATDGDADRFAAVDEQGEFITPHQIFPLLILHLARTRGARGAVVRTFSQSVLVDRVAQALGLPLKIVPIGFKYIADLMLTEDILIGGEESGGIGVRGYLPERDGIFTGLLFLEAIAASGRTPSEMIRALWREFGEFHYERRDLHRPVDEGRAIVARLAENPPDTLVGQPVARIETLDGTKLHFRDGSWILFRQSGTEPVLRVYCEAPSRERVRQMIEAGVALCRND; this is encoded by the coding sequence ATGAGTGAAAGAGTGGCTCTTAGTTTTGGGACGGATGGCTGGCGAGGCCAGATCGCGCGAGACTTCACTTTCGCTCATCTCGAGATCGTCGCACAGGCATTCGCAGATTATGTCCGAGAGCTGGACCTCTCTCCTCGGGAAATCTTCATCGGATATGACCGGCGGTTTCTTTCCGAGCGATTTGCCGTTTGTGTGGCGGAAGTGCTTGCGGCCAACGAGATCAGGGTGGCTGTTTCCGAGCGCGATCTGCCGACGCCGCTCGTCTCGTTTCAGGTTCGGCAGATGGGACTGCCGGCGGGTATCGTGATCACTGCCAGCCACAATCCCGCTCACTTCAACGGATTTAAGGTCAAGGAATCGTTTGGCGGATCGGCACGACCTCACGTGACATCGGCCATTGAAGCGCGACTCTTTCGTTCACAGCCGCGACGCCTGCCGCTTAAGGAAGCTCAAGCGGTCGGGCTCATTCGATGGATCGCCCCTTGTGATGATGAATATTTTCGCACGCTGCGGACGCTGGTTGACGTGGAGGCGATCCGCCGGAGGGACTGGACGATCCTTGTTGACGCGATGCACGGGACGGCAGATGGCTATACCGAAAGGCTCCTTCGGGGTAGCCGCTGCCGGGTCATTACGATTCGGGCTGCACGTGATCCTCTCTTTGGCGGGGTTCATCCCGAACCGCTCCCGACACACCTCGGTCCGCTTTTTCAGGCCGTTCGATCCCACAAAGCCATCGTCGGCCTGGCGACCGATGGTGATGCGGATCGCTTCGCCGCCGTTGATGAGCAGGGGGAGTTCATCACGCCTCATCAAATCTTCCCCCTCCTGATTCTCCACCTGGCGCGCACCAGGGGAGCGCGAGGGGCGGTCGTTCGCACGTTCTCGCAGAGTGTGCTGGTTGACCGTGTCGCCCAGGCCCTCGGGCTACCGCTCAAGATTGTTCCCATTGGTTTCAAATACATCGCTGACCTCATGCTCACGGAAGACATCCTCATCGGTGGAGAAGAGTCGGGCGGCATCGGCGTGCGGGGCTATCTACCCGAGCGCGACGGAATTTTCACGGGGCTGCTCTTTCTCGAAGCGATTGCGGCCAGCGGTCGCACGCCATCGGAAATGATTCGGGCGCTCTGGCGTGAATTCGGCGAGTTCCACTACGAGCGCCGGGATCTGCATCGGCCCGTTGACGAAGGACGCGCGATTGTGGCCCGACTGGCCGAAAACCCTCCCGACACACTGGTCGGCCAGCCCGTGGCCCGGATCGAGACTCTGGATGGAACCAAGCTTCACTTCCGCGATGGAAGCTGGATCCTCTTCCGACAATCGGGCACCGAACCCGTTTTACGCGTCTATTGCGAGGCCCCATCCAGAGAGAGA
- a CDS encoding GatB/YqeY domain-containing protein, translated as MALQERIHNDMIAALKAKDELRLSTLRLIKAALKNREVSLMRPLDDAGVIEVLKSLIKQRRESVEQYRAGGRTDLAEKEEKEIAIIEEYLPAAMSDAELERIVAETIAELGATTLKDMGRVMKAVMAKLEGQLFDGKVVNQMVRTKLSQGG; from the coding sequence ATGGCACTGCAAGAACGTATTCACAACGATATGATCGCGGCCCTCAAGGCCAAAGATGAATTGCGGCTGAGCACATTGCGCCTCATCAAAGCAGCACTGAAGAACCGCGAAGTCAGCCTGATGCGCCCGCTCGACGATGCCGGCGTCATCGAGGTCCTCAAGAGCCTCATCAAACAGCGTCGGGAATCGGTGGAACAATATCGCGCCGGCGGTCGTACGGACCTGGCGGAGAAAGAGGAAAAGGAGATTGCGATCATCGAGGAGTATCTTCCCGCCGCGATGAGCGACGCCGAACTGGAACGCATCGTGGCTGAAACCATCGCCGAGTTGGGAGCTACGACGCTCAAGGATATGGGGCGCGTCATGAAAGCAGTGATGGCGAAACTCGAGGGCCAGCTCTTCGACGGTAAAGTCGTCAACCAGATGGTTCGAACGAAACTCTCTCAAGGGGGATGA
- a CDS encoding PLDc N-terminal domain-containing protein: MFFALSLGGILWAVHVALSIIAISDVLRRYRDLGTQFVLILMILILPLVGPGLYLVVLRPKDTM, encoded by the coding sequence ATGTTTTTTGCACTCTCGCTGGGGGGCATATTGTGGGCGGTTCACGTCGCCTTGAGCATCATCGCCATTTCTGATGTGCTCAGACGCTACCGGGACCTGGGCACCCAGTTTGTGCTTATCCTGATGATCCTCATTTTGCCACTGGTTGGGCCAGGTCTTTACCTCGTCGTACTGCGACCAAAGGACACCATGTGA